One genomic window of Aliiroseovarius sp. M344 includes the following:
- the rfbC gene encoding dTDP-4-dehydrorhamnose 3,5-epimerase, with the protein MKVETTKLDGVVIVTPARHGDNRGFFSETFSTNAMGQAGLPSKFVQDNLSRSANKGTVRGLHCQAPPHAQAKLVRCLRGAILDVAVDVRHGSPTYGDWVAVELSDDNGSALLVPEGYLHGFITLTDDVDVFYKCSDHYAPETEMSVRFDDPDIGIEWGMPSDQTTLSGKDAEAGSLSAFATPFGLDGGPRTS; encoded by the coding sequence ATGAAGGTCGAAACAACCAAGCTAGACGGTGTTGTGATCGTGACACCAGCGCGCCACGGCGACAATCGAGGTTTCTTTAGCGAAACATTTTCGACCAACGCGATGGGGCAGGCAGGCTTGCCGTCAAAATTTGTGCAGGACAACCTATCGCGCTCGGCCAACAAGGGCACTGTGCGCGGGCTCCATTGCCAAGCACCGCCGCATGCGCAAGCCAAGCTTGTGCGTTGCCTTCGGGGCGCCATTTTGGATGTCGCCGTTGATGTGCGACACGGTTCGCCAACTTATGGCGATTGGGTTGCGGTCGAACTGTCAGACGATAATGGCTCGGCCTTACTGGTACCCGAAGGGTACCTGCACGGGTTTATCACGCTAACTGACGATGTGGACGTATTCTACAAGTGTTCTGATCACTACGCGCCCGAGACCGAAATGTCGGTTCGGTTTGATGATCCGGACATCGGTATAGAATGGGGGATGCCGTCGGACCAGACCACGCTAAGCGGCAAGGATGCCGAAGCGGGATCGTTGTCCGCGTTTGCGACACCCTTTGGCCTAGATGGCGGCCCACGCACATCATGA
- a CDS encoding DUF2793 domain-containing protein has translation MPDTSPILSLPLIQAAQAQKHVTHNEAVRILDILVQLSVTSANELNPPPAANEGDRYIVPAGATGDWAGQEKSVTWLQDGSWQFIPPLDGWRADITGTAQQIRFDGTEWVDTAGTTNNLDLVGVNTTADATNKLAVAADATLLSHNGTSHQVKINKANTGDTASLLFQSNWSGRAEFGLTGDDNFRVKTSADGSSWNEAIIATGAGDVGIGKSPVAKLDVNGVLRLTPTAIAGLPAANTVGSGGIAFVSDATGGAQLAYSDGTSWLKVRDGSAV, from the coding sequence ATGCCTGACACGTCGCCCATTTTATCCCTTCCCCTGATCCAAGCCGCGCAGGCGCAGAAGCACGTCACGCACAATGAAGCTGTGAGGATATTGGACATCCTTGTGCAATTGTCTGTCACCTCTGCCAACGAACTCAACCCGCCCCCTGCGGCAAATGAAGGCGATCGTTACATCGTGCCGGCAGGAGCTACCGGGGATTGGGCCGGGCAAGAGAAGAGCGTTACTTGGCTGCAGGATGGGTCGTGGCAATTCATCCCCCCATTGGATGGTTGGCGTGCAGACATTACAGGCACTGCGCAACAGATACGCTTTGACGGAACCGAATGGGTCGACACTGCGGGTACAACAAATAACCTGGATCTTGTCGGCGTGAACACGACGGCAGACGCAACCAACAAGCTGGCCGTCGCGGCGGATGCTACACTTCTTTCGCATAATGGGACATCGCATCAAGTGAAGATCAACAAGGCGAACACGGGCGACACCGCGTCCCTGTTGTTTCAATCGAATTGGTCTGGACGCGCTGAATTCGGCTTGACCGGGGACGACAATTTTCGCGTCAAAACCAGTGCCGATGGTAGCAGTTGGAACGAAGCGATTATCGCGACCGGTGCGGGCGATGTCGGCATCGGGAAAAGCCCCGTGGCGAAACTTGACGTGAATGGTGTCTTACGACTGACACCGACTGCGATCGCTGGTCTGCCGGCAGCAAACACGGTTGGCTCGGGTGGTATCGCCTTTGTCTCTGACGCCACGGGTGGCGCGCAGCTGGCTTACAGCGATGGAACGTCATGGCTGAAGGTCCGTGATGGCAGCGCGGTCTGA